In Candidatus Nomurabacteria bacterium, the following proteins share a genomic window:
- the dprA gene encoding DNA-protecting protein DprA, producing the protein MESEIKELNPSDFKDKGLGLLHEIPDPPKQLWYQGQMPPRELKLLAVVGSRKYTTYGKQVVEHLISGLAGYPVGIVSGLALGIDGLAHEAALKNNLYTLAVPGSGLDEKVLYPASHKSLARRIVEGGGGLMSELPPTTASAPWTFPQRNRLMAGLAHATILIEARAKSGTLITARMAVDYNRELLAVPGSIFSKNSHGTHQFLKLGATMVTDASDILLALNIEEKKAEQKARPKLSELEEKVIKLLHEPLDRDTLIRQLNIPVAEAGILLMNMEMQGYVKCEMSYYHCTI; encoded by the coding sequence ATGGAAAGTGAGATAAAAGAACTAAATCCCAGTGATTTTAAAGACAAAGGACTTGGGCTTCTTCACGAAATTCCCGACCCGCCCAAGCAGCTTTGGTACCAAGGACAAATGCCACCGAGAGAACTAAAGCTTCTAGCGGTAGTTGGCTCGCGAAAATACACCACCTACGGCAAGCAAGTAGTTGAGCACCTTATTTCTGGACTGGCTGGCTACCCGGTCGGGATTGTGTCCGGCCTCGCGCTCGGCATAGATGGACTAGCGCACGAAGCCGCCCTCAAGAATAATCTGTACACCCTAGCCGTACCTGGTAGTGGACTGGATGAAAAAGTTTTATATCCTGCCAGTCATAAGAGTTTGGCAAGGAGGATTGTGGAGGGCGGCGGCGGTCTGATGTCGGAATTACCACCTACAACCGCCTCCGCCCCGTGGACCTTCCCCCAAAGAAACCGTCTTATGGCCGGTCTAGCACACGCTACGATACTAATAGAAGCCAGAGCCAAGTCCGGCACCCTAATCACCGCCCGTATGGCAGTCGACTACAATCGCGAGCTACTAGCTGTCCCTGGTAGTATCTTTTCCAAAAACTCTCATGGTACCCACCAGTTTCTAAAACTCGGCGCCACCATGGTCACCGACGCTAGCGACATCCTCCTTGCCTTAAATATAGAAGAGAAAAAAGCCGAGCAAAAAGCTAGACCAAAACTTTCAGAACTCGAGGAAAAAGTTATCAAACTCCTCCACGAACCCCTCGACCGCGACACCTTGATCAGACAACTAAATATCCCAGTCGCGGAAGCTGGGATATTGCTGATGAATATGGAAATGCAGGGGTATGTAAAGTGTGAAATGTCTTACTATCATTGTACAATTTGA
- a CDS encoding methyltransferase domain-containing protein — translation MNTKWTSYYSNTNTKSARPLLVEAMPYVNNGKYALDLGCGAGNDTIFLRENGFTVTSVDSSLEVKKYIPDVIISTFEDFSFSTDKYDIVNAQYSLPFNSPDSFHKVFDKITKSLRLGGIFVGQFFGDSDEWSKNKDMSFYTKDKVLEFFNQYHIHVFREKKENGRLASGEAKFWHVFSIIAEKTN, via the coding sequence ATGAATACAAAATGGACAAGTTATTATTCAAATACAAATACAAAAAGCGCTCGTCCCTTGCTTGTTGAGGCCATGCCTTATGTAAATAATGGTAAATATGCACTTGATTTAGGTTGCGGTGCAGGTAACGATACTATTTTTTTAAGAGAAAACGGTTTTACTGTGACTAGTGTAGATAGTTCATTAGAAGTTAAAAAGTATATTCCGGATGTAATAATTTCTACTTTTGAGGATTTTTCTTTTTCCACTGATAAATACGATATTGTAAATGCTCAATATTCATTACCTTTTAATTCACCAGATAGTTTTCATAAAGTGTTTGATAAAATAACTAAGTCACTAAGGTTAGGAGGAATTTTTGTCGGTCAATTTTTTGGTGATAGTGATGAATGGTCCAAAAATAAAGACATGTCTTTCTATACAAAAGATAAAGTGTTGGAGTTTTTTAATCAGTATCATATCCATGTATTCAGAGAAAAAAAGGAGAATGGTAGATTGGCTTCTGGTGAAGCAAAATTTTGGCACGTTTTTAGTATTATTGCTGAAAAAACAAATTAA
- the serS gene encoding serine--tRNA ligase, producing MLDIKFIRENADLVKMAAKKKKINVDIDKLISLDDQRRELMTVIEGKRAEQNRVSAEIAQSGADENKRNELIREMQELKTDLHINEEDLKPVMKKWQKLMLQVPNIPDMSVPDGDSDADNQEIKTWGEQTKFSFAAKDHVELMTKHQLADFERGVKVHGFRGYFLRGDGARLSWAIWNYANQFFQAKGFEPLLGPTIVRKSNLYGTGHLPNDAEDVYKTQDDDYLIGTSEVSTMGFYADEIIEQSQFPIKFLSFSPCYRREAGSHGKDTKGLIRVHEFNKVEQVVFCEASHEESVRLHEEINRNTEEFIESLGIPYRTVVNCGGDLGQGQVKKYDIELWVPGEKTYREISSASYFHDFQTRRFNIRYRDAEGKMRYAHSLNCTAIPTPRILVSLIENFQQEDGSIVIPEALRPFMGKDKIG from the coding sequence ATGTTAGATATTAAATTTATTCGCGAAAACGCAGATTTGGTGAAAATGGCAGCCAAGAAAAAGAAGATCAATGTTGATATTGATAAGTTAATCAGTCTGGATGACCAACGGCGGGAGCTGATGACGGTGATTGAAGGGAAGCGGGCTGAACAAAACCGTGTATCAGCTGAAATTGCTCAGTCAGGAGCTGACGAGAATAAACGAAATGAATTGATCCGAGAAATGCAGGAGCTAAAGACTGATCTTCATATTAATGAAGAAGACTTGAAGCCGGTGATGAAAAAATGGCAAAAACTGATGCTACAGGTCCCAAATATTCCAGACATGTCTGTACCGGACGGCGATAGTGACGCAGATAATCAAGAAATCAAGACTTGGGGGGAGCAAACAAAGTTCTCGTTTGCGGCTAAAGACCATGTTGAGCTAATGACTAAGCATCAATTAGCGGATTTTGAGCGTGGTGTGAAGGTGCATGGTTTTCGTGGCTATTTCTTGCGCGGTGATGGAGCGCGTTTGTCTTGGGCGATTTGGAATTATGCCAATCAGTTTTTTCAGGCTAAGGGCTTTGAACCGCTGCTGGGTCCGACGATTGTGCGTAAAAGTAATTTATACGGTACCGGCCATCTACCAAACGATGCCGAGGATGTCTATAAGACTCAAGACGATGACTATTTAATCGGGACGAGCGAAGTGTCGACTATGGGCTTTTATGCTGATGAGATTATTGAGCAGTCACAATTCCCAATCAAATTCTTATCTTTCTCTCCTTGTTATCGACGAGAAGCCGGTAGTCATGGTAAAGACACAAAGGGTCTGATTCGAGTACATGAGTTTAACAAGGTGGAACAGGTGGTTTTTTGTGAAGCTTCACACGAGGAGAGTGTAAGATTGCATGAAGAAATTAATCGTAACACTGAAGAATTTATTGAATCTTTGGGTATTCCGTATCGCACGGTAGTGAACTGTGGTGGTGACTTGGGACAAGGACAAGTGAAGAAATATGATATTGAGCTTTGGGTACCAGGTGAGAAAACTTATCGAGAGATCAGCTCAGCTTCCTACTTCCACGACTTCCAAACTCGTCGCTTCAATATCCGCTATCGTGACGCTGAGGGTAAGATGCGCTACGCTCACTCTCTAAACTGTACTGCCATCCCAACTCCGCGTATCTTGGTCTCCTTGATCGAAAACTTCCAGCAAGAAGACGGTTCAATCGTGATACCGGAAGCGCTACGACCATTTATGGGTAAGGATAAGATCGGATAG
- a CDS encoding tRNA-binding protein, with translation MATIEDFEKVDIRLGKIVEVQDFPEARKPAYKLKIDFGEEIGVKNSSVQLVGTYEKTELEGLLVACVVNFPPRQVGPFISEVLTLGFKNQAGDGYVLVTPSKETVRVGDRLC, from the coding sequence ATGGCAACAATTGAAGATTTTGAAAAGGTTGATATCAGACTAGGGAAGATTGTCGAGGTGCAGGATTTTCCGGAGGCGCGCAAACCAGCGTACAAACTAAAGATTGATTTTGGTGAGGAAATAGGTGTGAAAAATTCGAGTGTACAGCTCGTGGGTACTTATGAAAAAACGGAACTGGAAGGGCTTTTAGTAGCGTGCGTGGTAAACTTTCCACCTAGACAAGTTGGTCCGTTTATCTCTGAGGTTCTGACTTTAGGCTTTAAAAATCAGGCTGGTGACGGGTATGTGTTGGTGACTCCATCTAAGGAGACGGTAAGGGTGGGTGATAGGCTGTGTTAA
- a CDS encoding IS30 family transposase, translated as MSHKQIGPEDWPVISRMLKAGYSGVEIAHIINKDPSAVNRHIKAYGGRDRYDAREVRRKKKQARIIAMEGTRILKGVLLREVKRLLKQHYSPEQIVGVRDDISASTIYRYINERAPHLKQFLRSQKGKYRRKRGTKIREKVRERAKKRRIDERPPIIERRSRLGDWEGDTMLGRDKRVRIVTFVDRRSGYLIAYLLPKLNATLLTKLAVEKFRRIPKNKRKTATFDNGTEFSDWERFEKQTSMTVYFAYPYHSWERGTNENTNGLLRQYFPKDLDFNTITPQELSEAVRRINHRPRKRHNFKSPHQIFWK; from the coding sequence ATGTCACACAAACAAATAGGACCGGAAGACTGGCCGGTTATTTCACGTATGCTCAAAGCGGGATACTCAGGAGTGGAGATTGCGCACATTATCAACAAAGATCCAAGTGCGGTTAATAGACATATTAAAGCGTATGGTGGTCGGGATAGATACGATGCTCGCGAGGTTCGCAGAAAGAAAAAACAGGCACGTATCATTGCTATGGAAGGTACTAGAATACTCAAAGGAGTATTATTACGAGAAGTGAAACGATTATTAAAACAACACTACTCACCGGAACAGATAGTCGGAGTACGTGATGACATCTCTGCGAGCACTATCTACCGATACATTAACGAACGAGCTCCACACCTTAAACAATTTCTTCGTTCTCAGAAAGGCAAGTATCGGCGCAAACGAGGCACCAAAATACGTGAAAAAGTTCGTGAAAGAGCCAAGAAACGTCGTATTGATGAACGACCGCCCATTATTGAACGTCGCTCCCGTTTGGGAGATTGGGAGGGAGATACTATGCTGGGAAGAGACAAACGAGTACGTATTGTCACCTTCGTTGATCGCAGAAGCGGGTATCTAATTGCGTATCTTCTGCCAAAATTAAATGCTACTTTACTCACTAAACTGGCGGTGGAAAAATTCAGGCGTATACCCAAAAACAAACGAAAGACCGCTACCTTTGATAACGGTACCGAGTTCAGTGACTGGGAACGGTTTGAGAAACAAACGAGTATGACTGTGTACTTTGCTTATCCATACCACTCTTGGGAGCGTGGTACCAATGAAAATACTAACGGGCTACTTCGACAATATTTTCCGAAAGACTTGGATTTCAACACCATTACTCCACAAGAACTTTCTGAAGCGGTTCGTCGTATAAATCATCGTCCTAGAAAGAGACATAATTTCAAGTCTCCACATCAGATATTTTGGAAGTGA
- a CDS encoding tRNA-dihydrouridine synthase, with protein sequence MVKQTSMNFWEKLPKPFYILAPMADVTDAPFRRVIAKYSAHKRADGTDGGPDVTFTEFVSADGLARATPEGKKKLMADLIYTDTERPIVAQLFTSNEEHMEAAARLCRELGFDGVDINMGCPDRSIEKQGCGSAMIKNPEVAKKIIRAAKRGAKMGEIDGIPVSVKTRLGYNRDQLEEWLPVILEEKPATIILHGRTRKEMSKVPARWERIKRAVELRDELQKGLEHKTLIVGNGDALSLEDARQKAELSDADGVMLGRAVFGNPWLFHPEKDASNVPIEEKLRVMVEHSELFAGLLPFKNFSIMKKHYKAYVKDFPGAHELRNKLMEQNTAGEVKEVVGDFLLTR encoded by the coding sequence ATGGTAAAACAAACATCTATGAACTTCTGGGAAAAGTTACCAAAACCTTTTTATATATTGGCGCCGATGGCGGATGTTACGGACGCGCCTTTTCGGCGTGTGATCGCCAAATACAGCGCGCATAAGCGGGCAGATGGAACCGACGGTGGTCCTGACGTGACTTTTACTGAGTTTGTGTCGGCAGATGGCTTGGCGCGAGCGACTCCAGAGGGAAAAAAGAAGCTAATGGCCGATCTCATTTATACTGATACAGAGCGACCGATTGTAGCGCAGCTTTTTACTAGCAATGAAGAACATATGGAGGCAGCGGCTAGGCTATGTCGTGAGCTGGGGTTTGATGGGGTGGATATCAATATGGGTTGTCCAGATCGGTCAATCGAAAAGCAGGGTTGTGGCTCAGCGATGATAAAAAATCCAGAAGTAGCAAAGAAGATTATTCGGGCGGCCAAGCGTGGGGCAAAGATGGGTGAGATAGACGGAATTCCGGTGTCAGTCAAAACTCGCCTTGGCTACAACCGTGACCAGCTGGAGGAATGGTTGCCGGTAATCTTGGAAGAAAAACCTGCAACTATTATCCTTCATGGCCGGACTCGTAAAGAAATGAGTAAAGTACCAGCACGTTGGGAAAGGATAAAGCGAGCGGTTGAGCTTCGTGATGAACTACAAAAGGGTCTTGAACATAAGACATTGATTGTTGGTAATGGGGATGCTTTGTCGCTCGAAGATGCGCGCCAGAAAGCGGAGCTTTCTGACGCTGACGGAGTAATGCTCGGTCGAGCGGTTTTTGGTAATCCGTGGCTATTTCATCCGGAAAAAGACGCTAGTAATGTGCCTATAGAAGAAAAACTACGGGTGATGGTAGAACACTCGGAATTATTTGCTGGACTTCTACCTTTCAAAAACTTTTCTATTATGAAAAAACATTACAAAGCCTATGTTAAAGACTTTCCTGGAGCGCATGAACTTAGAAATAAGTTAATGGAACAAAATACCGCGGGTGAGGTAAAAGAGGTGGTTGGAGATTTTCTGTTAACCAGGTAA
- a CDS encoding D-alanyl-D-alanine carboxypeptidase, with the protein MHRTLGLVTFLVVSVLMLFNNDSVLPNQQLASAAASFAEPQFWIAEDAKREISELPVADFAIFDAITGEILVTKSKYGNQKLPIASVTKLVTASVINDDLDLGVMTTITKADVDTEGRSGKLKVGEEYTYRELLFPLLLESSNDAATVFERVTGGDLISAMNSFAQGLGAANTSFADASGLSSRNVSTVSDLALITSYLYQNQSHVLDITKLSQYIGPYTGWVNNNPVLGSDYVGGKHGYTEAANRTIVSLFNEDFTTGKRVVGYVVLGSDDVRSDVATLRQFVAQAVKYE; encoded by the coding sequence ATGCATAGAACTTTGGGTCTAGTTACTTTTTTAGTTGTGTCCGTTTTAATGCTGTTTAATAACGACAGTGTATTACCTAATCAGCAACTGGCTTCAGCCGCTGCTTCTTTCGCTGAGCCACAATTTTGGATTGCTGAAGATGCGAAAAGAGAAATTTCAGAATTACCGGTGGCTGATTTTGCTATTTTTGACGCTATAACTGGTGAAATCTTGGTCACTAAGTCTAAATATGGTAATCAAAAGCTTCCGATTGCTTCGGTAACTAAGCTAGTGACCGCTAGTGTAATTAATGATGATCTTGATCTAGGAGTAATGACAACGATCACTAAGGCTGATGTCGACACTGAGGGGCGGTCGGGTAAGTTAAAGGTAGGTGAAGAATATACTTATAGAGAGCTGCTTTTCCCGCTACTCTTGGAGTCATCAAATGACGCGGCGACAGTCTTTGAAAGAGTTACTGGTGGTGACTTAATAAGTGCTATGAATTCCTTTGCGCAAGGTCTGGGAGCGGCTAATACCTCTTTTGCAGACGCTTCTGGATTATCAAGTAGGAATGTGTCGACTGTCAGTGATTTAGCGTTAATTACTTCGTATTTATACCAAAACCAATCTCATGTTTTGGATATCACAAAACTGTCACAGTACATTGGTCCGTACACTGGGTGGGTAAATAATAATCCGGTCTTAGGAAGTGATTATGTGGGTGGCAAGCATGGCTACACCGAAGCCGCTAATCGTACCATAGTTTCTCTATTTAATGAGGATTTCACAACTGGAAAAAGAGTGGTTGGTTATGTGGTGCTTGGTAGTGATGATGTACGCTCTGATGTTGCTACTCTTCGTCAGTTTGTTGCTCAGGCGGTTAAATATGAATAA
- the dnaX gene encoding DNA polymerase III subunit gamma/tau, protein MTEHGALYRKYRPQTFADVRDQDHIVKVLEGAIEKGEIPHALLFSGTRGTGKTTLARIFAKAIGTKSVDLYEIDAASNRGIDDVRELKEAVHTVPYESKYKIYIIDEVHMLTKEAFNALLKTLEEPPAHVVFILATTEEEKLLDTILSRCLVFRFRSPSRAVLADTVTDVAKKEGFTLSTEAAALIAIAADGSFRDALGVTQKVIMASGDEIGDVDEVAEIIGAPKREIITDLLRSLHDKNVELGLEAVAKATACHTDVKLLLKLLLEHVRAVMLLRNRPQDQSVLESYNTDTQTLLNGFAKEATNSLNSHLLLKLITAAEQSTRSPLPYLPLEIVVVEHCEKV, encoded by the coding sequence ATGACAGAACACGGAGCGTTATATAGAAAGTACCGTCCGCAGACATTTGCCGACGTACGTGATCAGGATCACATTGTTAAAGTTTTAGAAGGAGCGATTGAGAAGGGTGAGATACCCCACGCCTTACTTTTCTCGGGTACTCGCGGTACTGGTAAGACTACGCTGGCGCGTATATTTGCCAAAGCTATTGGTACTAAGAGCGTCGATCTCTACGAGATCGACGCTGCTAGCAATCGTGGTATCGACGACGTGCGCGAACTAAAAGAAGCGGTACATACCGTCCCGTACGAATCAAAATACAAAATATACATTATTGACGAGGTGCACATGCTGACCAAAGAAGCATTTAACGCGCTCCTTAAGACTCTAGAGGAGCCACCAGCGCACGTGGTGTTTATTTTAGCGACGACTGAGGAAGAAAAACTTCTCGACACTATTCTGTCTCGCTGTTTGGTTTTTCGTTTCCGCTCTCCATCGCGTGCGGTCTTGGCCGATACGGTGACTGATGTGGCGAAGAAAGAAGGTTTCACTCTGTCCACTGAAGCGGCTGCCTTGATCGCGATTGCGGCCGACGGATCTTTTCGTGATGCTTTGGGTGTGACACAAAAGGTGATTATGGCTTCGGGAGATGAGATTGGTGACGTCGATGAGGTAGCTGAAATCATTGGCGCACCAAAGCGTGAAATTATCACTGATTTGCTACGATCACTGCATGATAAGAATGTCGAATTGGGTCTAGAGGCGGTTGCTAAAGCAACCGCCTGCCACACGGACGTCAAACTCTTACTAAAACTTCTTCTAGAACACGTACGAGCTGTAATGTTGCTGCGTAATCGACCTCAAGATCAATCGGTCCTGGAATCGTACAATACCGATACTCAGACTTTACTTAATGGTTTTGCCAAAGAAGCGACTAATTCTCTAAACTCCCACTTACTATTGAAGCTAATTACCGCCGCTGAACAGTCCACCCGCTCACCACTACCGTATTTACCCTTGGAGATTGTGGTGGTGGAGCATTGTGAGAAGGTTTAA
- a CDS encoding histidine phosphatase family protein → MRRVYIVRHGLTNSDAQGLVQTADSALSEEGIKQAEALAERFCHLKFDHLLASDYKRAVETAEYISAKTKKKVETSKLLREMRRPSQYQNSPSSSPEYRAYLKLADENVADKNWRMGDGENFYDVLERIKGLFSLIEASDGDFVLITHARMTKLITLYVMMKKQPDPLVWRIVMNNVITTNTGITSLVFNDKHGHWQLESFNDKAHFAE, encoded by the coding sequence ATGAGAAGGGTATATATAGTTAGGCATGGATTGACTAATAGCGATGCACAGGGTCTAGTACAAACAGCTGATTCGGCTTTGTCAGAAGAGGGGATTAAACAGGCGGAGGCCCTGGCTGAACGTTTTTGTCATCTTAAGTTTGACCATCTGCTAGCCAGTGATTACAAGCGGGCGGTAGAGACAGCTGAGTATATATCCGCCAAAACTAAGAAGAAAGTTGAAACTTCAAAGTTGCTGCGAGAAATGCGTCGTCCTAGTCAGTACCAAAATAGTCCAAGTAGTTCACCCGAATACCGTGCCTATCTAAAATTAGCCGATGAAAATGTGGCGGATAAAAATTGGCGTATGGGTGACGGTGAGAATTTTTACGACGTACTTGAAAGGATTAAAGGACTCTTTTCATTAATTGAGGCAAGTGACGGCGATTTTGTTTTAATTACACACGCTCGGATGACAAAGTTAATTACACTTTATGTGATGATGAAAAAACAACCAGATCCCCTTGTGTGGCGGATAGTGATGAATAACGTTATAACGACAAATACCGGTATAACATCCCTTGTGTTTAATGATAAGCATGGTCACTGGCAACTTGAGAGCTTTAATGATAAGGCACATTTTGCAGAATAA
- a CDS encoding histidine phosphatase family protein produces MDVYLIRHGETDGNVARRHQHDKTDINEIGTAQTKAIAKAIKRINPTHIVTSTNLRAVETAKLIIITCELDLIPETSTAFEEIRRPSWLIGSSHFSLISAQYMWHWFFDYKLKGEMETYTPFLGRIIEAKRYLESLPDDARVVVVSHSVFINIFLEHLCVEKRMSFWRAMKRLWKVFTMPNTSMIHLRHVHSEGGCHWEIVSDRVK; encoded by the coding sequence ATGGATGTTTACCTTATACGCCATGGAGAGACTGATGGAAATGTCGCCAGACGACACCAGCACGACAAGACCGATATAAATGAGATCGGTACGGCGCAAACTAAAGCGATTGCTAAAGCTATAAAGCGAATCAACCCAACTCATATTGTGACCAGTACCAATTTGCGAGCAGTGGAGACAGCGAAACTGATTATAATCACTTGTGAACTAGACCTGATACCAGAGACCAGCACGGCCTTTGAAGAGATACGGCGACCAAGCTGGCTCATTGGCAGTAGTCATTTTAGCCTTATTTCAGCCCAGTATATGTGGCATTGGTTTTTTGATTATAAGTTGAAAGGGGAGATGGAAACCTATACCCCTTTCCTTGGACGTATTATTGAAGCTAAGCGGTATTTAGAATCATTGCCAGACGATGCGCGAGTAGTTGTAGTATCGCACTCAGTTTTTATCAATATCTTTCTTGAGCACCTTTGTGTTGAAAAAAGAATGAGTTTTTGGCGAGCGATGAAGCGTCTCTGGAAGGTATTTACCATGCCTAATACTAGTATGATTCATCTGCGTCACGTGCATTCTGAGGGTGGTTGCCACTGGGAAATTGTGTCTGATAGGGTTAAGTAA
- a CDS encoding virulence protein RhuM/Fic/DOC family protein: MPKKKEIGPMVIYQTKSGALELRGDAKKETLWATQAQIAQAFDVDVRTINEHIKNIYKTEELFEKSTIRKFRIVQTEGKRTVKREMNHYNLDMIISVGYRVNSKKATQFRQWSTKTLREHIVKGYTINRKRIGHNYDIFMKAVADVQALLPEHVTLDPKTVLELIKEFASTWVSLDAYDKESLEIKGVTKKRVTLVGADLRNAINELKYELVRKGEAADIFASERREGDVEGIVGNVMQSFDGKFVYSTVEEKAAHLLYFMVKNHPFIDGNKRSGAFAFVWFLRKTGVRGAKNINPAALTTLTLLIAESDPKQKDQIVALVTQMLK; this comes from the coding sequence ATGCCAAAAAAGAAAGAGATTGGTCCAATGGTCATTTACCAAACAAAGTCTGGTGCGCTTGAATTGCGTGGGGATGCGAAGAAAGAGACTTTGTGGGCGACTCAAGCTCAGATTGCACAAGCATTTGATGTTGATGTACGTACTATAAACGAGCATATAAAAAATATTTATAAGACTGAGGAGCTGTTTGAGAAGTCAACTATCCGGAAATTCCGGATAGTTCAAACTGAAGGGAAGCGTACGGTTAAACGTGAAATGAATCACTATAATCTAGATATGATTATTTCGGTTGGTTATCGAGTAAACAGTAAGAAGGCGACTCAATTTCGTCAATGGTCCACCAAGACACTTCGTGAACATATTGTCAAGGGTTACACTATAAATCGTAAGCGAATAGGACATAATTACGATATTTTTATGAAGGCTGTAGCGGACGTTCAGGCACTACTACCTGAACATGTCACTCTTGACCCTAAGACAGTACTTGAACTTATTAAGGAGTTTGCTTCAACGTGGGTTTCACTTGATGCATATGACAAAGAATCTCTAGAAATCAAAGGGGTGACCAAAAAGCGTGTGACGCTTGTGGGTGCGGATTTACGCAATGCGATCAATGAGCTTAAGTACGAACTTGTGCGTAAAGGTGAGGCTGCTGATATATTTGCGTCTGAACGTAGAGAGGGAGATGTGGAAGGTATTGTTGGAAATGTTATGCAGTCTTTTGATGGAAAGTTCGTATATTCTACAGTAGAAGAAAAAGCTGCTCATCTTCTATATTTTATGGTCAAGAATCACCCATTCATCGACGGAAATAAAAGGTCTGGTGCTTTTGCGTTTGTATGGTTTCTTAGAAAGACAGGTGTACGTGGAGCTAAAAATATAAACCCAGCAGCCCTCACAACCCTAACTCTTCTTATTGCAGAAAGTGATCCAAAGCAAAAGGATCAAATTGTTGCTTTGGTAACTCAAATGTTGAAGTAG
- a CDS encoding alpha/beta hydrolase produces the protein MKTAIIIHGMPGKEGYFNPENDAESNCHWLPWIQRQLIVNGILAQTPEMPEPYTPNYEKWFSLFSQFKVDEQTDLIGHSCGAGFLLRWLSENKLSVGKLVLVAPWMDPDNELGDDNSFFDFEIDPELVQRTKGIYTFNSLDDDRAVHESVRNILEKLPKSNLIEMKNMGHFTFSSMRTREFPELATALLK, from the coding sequence ATGAAAACAGCAATCATTATTCACGGAATGCCTGGCAAGGAAGGATATTTTAATCCAGAAAACGACGCTGAATCTAACTGTCATTGGTTACCTTGGATTCAAAGACAGCTTATTGTAAATGGTATTTTAGCTCAAACCCCCGAAATGCCTGAGCCTTATACTCCAAATTATGAAAAATGGTTTTCACTGTTCTCTCAATTCAAGGTGGATGAGCAAACAGACCTTATTGGACATAGTTGCGGGGCAGGATTTTTACTACGCTGGCTTAGTGAAAATAAATTATCGGTCGGTAAGTTGGTTCTTGTTGCTCCATGGATGGATCCAGATAATGAACTGGGAGACGATAATAGTTTTTTTGACTTCGAAATAGACCCTGAGTTGGTTCAAAGAACTAAAGGAATATACACCTTTAATTCTTTAGATGACGATCGTGCTGTTCATGAAAGTGTTAGAAATATTCTTGAAAAACTACCTAAAAGCAATTTGATTGAGATGAAGAACATGGGACACTTCACTTTTTCTTCTATGCGCACGAGAGAATTTCCCGAACTTGCTACTGCTTTACTCAA